A window of the Streptomyces formicae genome harbors these coding sequences:
- a CDS encoding 2-aminoethylphosphonate ABC transporter permease subunit, whose translation MASPAGPLTQERPAGVVPARSGAAERRIPPFVWALPPVAVLGLVFLYPLALVVQESLAPGAYADVFASEAFREALVTTVWLAVGATVGCLVLGFVLALIIAFVPFPGGKAVAKFIDVFLSFPSFLITLALLFIYGTVGMANGLWTDVTGASSGPFHFLTTPWGVLLAEITYFTPFVMRPLLAAFSQLDTAQLEVASSLGARPARIVRQVILPEALPALAAGGSLVLVMCLNEFGIVLFTGAKGVTTLPMLVYSKAILESDYAAACVVAVVNIAISVGLYGLYRVVSKRAGA comes from the coding sequence ATGGCTAGTCCTGCCGGCCCGCTGACGCAGGAGCGCCCGGCGGGAGTCGTGCCCGCCCGTTCCGGCGCTGCGGAACGGCGGATCCCGCCGTTCGTCTGGGCGCTGCCCCCCGTCGCCGTACTCGGCCTCGTCTTCCTCTACCCCCTCGCCCTCGTCGTCCAGGAGTCCCTCGCCCCCGGTGCCTACGCCGACGTCTTCGCGTCCGAGGCGTTCCGGGAGGCGCTGGTCACCACCGTGTGGCTGGCGGTCGGGGCGACCGTCGGATGTCTCGTCCTCGGGTTCGTGCTCGCGCTGATCATCGCGTTCGTACCGTTCCCGGGCGGCAAGGCGGTCGCGAAGTTCATCGACGTCTTCCTCTCCTTCCCGTCCTTCCTCATCACGCTCGCGCTGCTGTTCATCTACGGCACCGTCGGCATGGCCAACGGCCTGTGGACGGACGTCACCGGCGCGTCGAGCGGACCGTTCCACTTCTTGACGACGCCCTGGGGCGTACTCCTCGCGGAGATCACCTACTTCACGCCCTTCGTGATGCGCCCCCTGCTCGCCGCGTTCTCGCAACTCGACACCGCCCAGCTGGAGGTCGCCTCCTCACTGGGCGCGCGCCCGGCCCGGATCGTGCGCCAGGTGATCCTGCCCGAGGCGCTCCCCGCGCTCGCCGCCGGCGGCAGCCTCGTCCTCGTCATGTGCCTGAACGAATTCGGCATCGTGCTCTTCACCGGGGCCAAGGGCGTCACGACGCTCCCGATGCTCGTCTACAGCAAGGCGATTCTCGAATCCGACTACGCGGCTGCCTGTGTCGTCGCGGTCGTCAACATCGCGATCTCCGTGGGCCTTTACGGCCTCTACCGGGTGGTGAGCAAGCGTGCTGGTGCATAG
- a CDS encoding GntR family transcriptional regulator, translated as MNYPDDLAPGAPVRSGIPEHGRIPKYFTVKAQVAALIEELGGGGLLPTERDLAVRFEVSRETVRQALRELLLEGRLRRQGRGTVVAGPKLEQPLSLASYTEGVRRQGRTPGRNLISLDRFPCPPRLADETGLERGEPVWHMERVLLADDERMGVESTYVAVARVPRLDTDFDPDSSFYAYLRDRLGIEFGDADERIETVLATPREALLIGTPPALPMLLIHRISRDTAKRPLERVRTLYRGDRFSFSAHLGT; from the coding sequence CTGAACTACCCGGACGACCTGGCCCCCGGTGCGCCCGTCCGCTCCGGCATCCCCGAGCACGGCCGCATCCCCAAGTACTTCACCGTCAAGGCCCAAGTGGCCGCCCTGATAGAGGAGTTGGGCGGAGGCGGACTGCTGCCGACCGAACGTGACCTCGCCGTACGGTTCGAGGTGTCGCGCGAGACCGTGCGCCAGGCGCTGCGCGAGCTGCTCCTCGAGGGCCGGCTGCGCCGCCAGGGCCGGGGCACCGTCGTGGCGGGCCCCAAGCTGGAGCAGCCGCTCTCGCTCGCGAGCTACACCGAGGGCGTCCGGCGCCAGGGCCGTACGCCCGGCCGTAACCTGATCTCTCTCGACCGTTTCCCCTGTCCGCCGCGGCTCGCCGACGAGACGGGCCTGGAGCGCGGCGAGCCCGTCTGGCACATGGAGCGTGTGCTGCTCGCGGACGACGAGCGGATGGGCGTGGAGAGCACGTATGTCGCGGTCGCGCGCGTGCCCCGGCTCGACACCGACTTCGACCCCGACTCCTCCTTCTACGCCTACCTGCGCGACCGGCTCGGCATCGAGTTCGGCGACGCGGACGAGCGCATCGAGACGGTCCTCGCGACGCCCCGCGAGGCGCTCCTCATCGGGACCCCGCCCGCGCTGCCCATGCTGCTGATCCACCGCATCTCGCGCGACACGGCCAAGCGGCCCCTGGAGCGCGTACGCACGCTCTACCGCGGCGACCGCTTCAGCTTCTCGGCGCACCTGGGTACGTGA
- a CDS encoding class F sortase, which produces MASADEASGAPASGSGRLLTGVAWAVLLLGLWLWGREATEGPGGSSAPTTGDVAAVGRPLGVPLPPARDPLRPAGPSTVEIPSIGVKAPVVTRGLDTTGAVDPPPFATPQTVGWFGSGTRPGAEGAALFVGHVDTQTRPAVFYGLSTARPGEKIRVTRTDGSVAEFTIDDVQVVSRDRFDAKKVYGVRQPGRAELRLITCGGTYDRASGAYTANVVVSAYLTDARGI; this is translated from the coding sequence ATGGCCAGCGCAGACGAGGCTTCCGGCGCACCTGCGTCGGGCTCCGGTCGGCTGCTCACCGGCGTGGCCTGGGCGGTTCTGCTGCTGGGGCTGTGGCTGTGGGGCCGCGAAGCCACGGAGGGCCCGGGTGGCAGCTCGGCCCCCACGACCGGGGACGTGGCCGCGGTCGGCCGGCCGCTCGGCGTACCGCTGCCGCCGGCGCGTGACCCGCTGCGTCCCGCAGGGCCCAGCACGGTCGAGATCCCCTCGATCGGGGTGAAGGCCCCGGTCGTGACCCGCGGCCTGGACACGACGGGCGCGGTCGATCCGCCGCCGTTCGCGACACCGCAGACCGTGGGCTGGTTCGGCAGTGGCACCCGGCCGGGTGCCGAGGGCGCGGCGCTCTTCGTCGGGCACGTCGACACGCAGACCCGGCCGGCCGTCTTCTACGGTCTCAGCACCGCCCGGCCCGGCGAGAAGATCCGGGTGACCAGGACGGACGGCTCGGTCGCCGAGTTCACCATCGACGATGTGCAGGTCGTCAGCCGGGACCGGTTCGACGCCAAGAAGGTGTACGGGGTCCGGCAGCCGGGCAGGGCGGAGCTGCGACTGATCACCTGCGGGGGAACCTACGACCGCGCGTCCGGGGCGTACACGGCGAACGTGGTGGTGTCGGCGTATCTGACGGACGCCCGGGGGATCTGA
- a CDS encoding 2-aminoethylphosphonate ABC transporter substrate-binding protein: MRRNKITTIATAVTGSLALAATLTACGGSSSASDEKTVTVYSADGLKGENGDGWYDRVFKDFEKETGIKVKYVEGGSGEMVQRAAREKSNTQADVLVTLPPFIQQADNKGLLQSYEPAGSDKVNGADKSGDGKWTSVVNNYFSFVYNKKELKEAPKTWEELLDGKFKDKLQYSTPGVAGDGTAVVIKAMHDFGGEEQAMAYLKQLQANNVGPSSSTSKLAPKVDKGEILVANGDVQMNFAQSKSMPNLGIWFPAKEGGKPTTFALPYAAGLVNGAPHTENGKKLLDHLLSEKAQQQVSEIGGGFSARTDVKATDANAIELAKILAGVEVFEPDWKDIDTNLQKYIDSWKSATGS; this comes from the coding sequence ATGCGCCGCAACAAGATCACCACGATCGCCACCGCCGTCACCGGCAGCCTCGCCCTCGCCGCCACCCTCACCGCCTGCGGCGGCTCCTCCTCCGCCTCCGACGAGAAGACCGTCACCGTCTACAGTGCCGACGGCCTCAAGGGCGAGAACGGCGACGGCTGGTACGACCGGGTCTTCAAGGACTTCGAGAAGGAGACCGGCATCAAGGTCAAGTACGTCGAGGGCGGCTCCGGCGAGATGGTCCAGCGCGCCGCCCGCGAGAAGAGCAACACCCAGGCCGACGTGCTCGTCACCCTCCCGCCGTTCATCCAGCAGGCCGACAACAAGGGGCTGCTCCAGTCCTACGAGCCGGCCGGCTCCGACAAGGTCAACGGCGCCGACAAGTCCGGCGACGGCAAGTGGACCTCGGTCGTCAACAACTACTTCTCCTTCGTCTACAACAAGAAGGAGCTGAAGGAGGCCCCGAAGACCTGGGAGGAGCTGCTGGACGGGAAGTTCAAGGACAAGCTCCAGTACTCGACCCCGGGCGTCGCCGGCGACGGCACCGCCGTCGTCATCAAGGCCATGCACGACTTCGGCGGCGAGGAGCAGGCGATGGCGTACCTGAAGCAGCTCCAGGCCAACAACGTCGGCCCGTCCTCCTCCACCTCCAAGCTGGCGCCCAAGGTCGACAAGGGCGAGATCCTCGTCGCCAACGGCGATGTCCAGATGAACTTCGCCCAGTCCAAGTCCATGCCGAACCTCGGCATCTGGTTCCCGGCGAAGGAGGGCGGCAAGCCCACCACGTTCGCGCTCCCGTACGCCGCCGGACTGGTCAATGGCGCCCCGCACACCGAGAACGGCAAGAAGCTCCTCGATCACCTGCTGAGCGAGAAGGCCCAGCAGCAGGTCAGCGAGATCGGCGGCGGCTTCTCGGCGCGCACCGACGTGAAGGCCACCGACGCCAACGCCATCGAACTGGCCAAGATCCTGGCGGGTGTCGAGGTCTTCGAGCCGGACTGGAAGGACATCGACACGAACCTCCAGAAGTACATCGACTCGTGGAAGTCCGCGACCGGCAGCTGA
- a CDS encoding ROK family transcriptional regulator, translated as MGGVRVNRARAIGAPGEGAGAAMHPGGGGGALGVNLPLLRNHNEALVLDLLRTAREDGISRLELADRTGLTPQAVSKITARLRDEELVTEAGRRASTGGKPRTVLRLVPSAAYAVGVQLDRDELTAVLLDLAGTRIATRVVSLDLGAGPDTVTGQATQEVRTLLAGSLPEGAADGGGPDAGETAGARVLGVGVAMPGPLDHAAGVPHRVTGYPEWDGYRLRDELACRLGLPVVLDKDTNAAALGLLLRGTGGSFAYLHLGTGIGAGLVLDGALYRGVRTGAGEFGHQVVQLDGPVCECGKRGCIEALCLAAVARGDIDEATRVLGTGVANLVELLDIDRVLLGGRVVAAAEAEFIRGVRATLVSRTRARVAPAGGGAYRVAEGAAQLLLAPVFGRAEVAYVSHPR; from the coding sequence ATGGGGGGTGTGAGGGTGAACAGGGCCAGAGCGATAGGAGCGCCGGGGGAGGGCGCGGGCGCGGCCATGCACCCGGGCGGCGGAGGCGGAGCCCTCGGCGTCAATCTGCCGCTGCTGCGCAACCACAACGAAGCCCTGGTGCTCGACCTGCTGCGCACCGCCAGGGAGGACGGCATCAGCCGCCTCGAACTCGCCGACCGCACCGGCCTCACCCCGCAGGCCGTCAGCAAGATCACCGCCCGGCTCCGCGACGAGGAGCTGGTCACGGAGGCGGGACGGCGCGCCTCGACCGGGGGCAAACCACGGACGGTGCTGCGCCTCGTGCCGTCCGCGGCGTACGCGGTCGGGGTGCAGCTCGACCGGGACGAGCTGACCGCCGTCCTGCTGGACCTCGCCGGCACGCGGATCGCCACCCGTGTCGTCTCCCTCGACCTCGGCGCGGGTCCGGACACCGTGACCGGACAGGCGACGCAGGAGGTGCGGACCCTGCTGGCCGGCTCCCTGCCCGAGGGTGCGGCGGACGGCGGCGGCCCGGACGCGGGAGAGACGGCGGGGGCGCGGGTGCTCGGCGTCGGGGTCGCCATGCCGGGCCCGCTCGACCACGCAGCCGGCGTGCCGCACCGCGTCACCGGATACCCGGAGTGGGACGGGTACCGGCTGAGGGACGAACTGGCCTGCCGGCTCGGGCTGCCGGTCGTGCTCGACAAGGACACCAACGCCGCCGCCCTCGGTCTGCTGTTGCGCGGGACCGGAGGGTCCTTCGCCTATCTGCACCTGGGCACCGGGATAGGGGCCGGGCTGGTGCTCGACGGGGCGCTGTACCGGGGCGTGCGGACGGGCGCCGGGGAGTTCGGCCACCAGGTCGTCCAGCTCGACGGACCGGTGTGCGAGTGCGGCAAACGCGGGTGCATCGAGGCGCTGTGCCTGGCCGCCGTCGCCCGGGGCGACATCGACGAGGCCACACGGGTGCTCGGGACCGGTGTCGCGAACCTCGTCGAGCTGCTCGACATCGACCGCGTGCTGCTCGGCGGCCGCGTCGTCGCCGCGGCCGAGGCCGAGTTCATACGAGGCGTGCGGGCCACGCTCGTCTCACGCACCCGGGCGCGGGTCGCACCCGCTGGGGGCGGCGCCTACCGGGTCGCCGAGGGCGCGGCGCAGCTGTTGCTCGCTCCGGTGTTCGGGCGGGCCGAGGTGGCGTACGTGTCCCACCCCCGCTGA
- a CDS encoding glycoside hydrolase family 6 protein, whose product MYGSYSGRARRGAAAAGAAVGTALLLAACSSGGDDRPSSGAQQPKGTAPFWVNPDGRAAQQAAAYREDGDDENAGLIGKIAEQPVGEWIGPDDPEAEAKGFTEAAGKAGRDALLVLYNIPHRDCGQFSKGGAADGNAYREWVDKVARGIGDRRATVVLEPDAVLHLVDGCTPGEFHEERYDLLKGAVERLKQQPATKVYLDAGNAGWSQPDSLFEPLRRAGIDRADGFAVNVSNFQTTEASKDFGRRLSAKVGSKHFVIDTSRNGNGPYTEGDPKENWCNPPGRALGEPPTTRTGDPLVDAYLWVKRPGESDGDCKGGPKAGDWYPEYALELARNTK is encoded by the coding sequence ATGTACGGGAGTTACTCCGGGCGTGCCCGCCGCGGGGCGGCCGCGGCAGGGGCCGCGGTGGGGACCGCGCTGCTGCTGGCGGCCTGTTCGTCCGGCGGCGACGACCGCCCTTCGAGTGGCGCCCAGCAGCCGAAGGGGACGGCCCCGTTCTGGGTCAACCCCGACGGGAGGGCGGCGCAGCAGGCCGCCGCGTACCGCGAGGACGGTGACGACGAGAACGCCGGGCTGATCGGGAAGATCGCGGAGCAGCCGGTCGGCGAGTGGATCGGCCCGGACGATCCCGAGGCCGAGGCGAAGGGCTTCACGGAGGCGGCCGGGAAAGCCGGCCGGGACGCCCTGCTGGTCCTCTACAACATCCCGCACCGCGACTGCGGACAGTTCTCCAAGGGCGGTGCCGCCGACGGGAACGCGTACCGGGAGTGGGTCGACAAGGTCGCCCGGGGCATCGGCGACCGGCGCGCGACGGTCGTCCTGGAGCCGGACGCCGTGCTGCACCTCGTGGACGGCTGCACGCCCGGCGAGTTCCACGAGGAGCGGTACGACCTGCTGAAGGGCGCCGTCGAGCGGCTCAAGCAGCAGCCCGCGACCAAGGTCTACCTGGACGCGGGCAACGCCGGCTGGTCCCAGCCGGACTCCCTCTTCGAGCCGCTCCGACGGGCGGGCATCGACCGGGCCGACGGCTTCGCGGTCAACGTCTCCAACTTCCAGACGACGGAGGCGAGCAAGGACTTCGGCCGCAGGCTCTCGGCGAAGGTCGGGAGCAAGCACTTCGTGATCGACACCAGCCGCAACGGCAACGGCCCCTACACGGAGGGCGACCCGAAGGAGAACTGGTGCAACCCGCCGGGGCGGGCGCTGGGGGAGCCGCCGACGACGAGGACGGGGGACCCGCTCGTGGACGCGTATCTGTGGGTGAAGCGCCCGGGGGAATCGGACGGCGACTGCAAGGGCGGCCCCAAGGCGGGGGACTGGTACCCGGAGTACGCGCTGGAACTGGCGCGCAACACGAAGTAG
- a CDS encoding ABC transporter ATP-binding protein, whose protein sequence is MSRSGIRFDHVSVAYGGNTVLDGLDLTVEPGEVMALLGPSGSGKTTALRAVAGFVRPASGRVFIGDRDVTALPPHQRGIGMVVQQYALFPHLRVEDNVAFGLKAQKAPKSEIPGRVAEALEMTGMAAYAERYPRELSGGQQQRVAIARALAIRPNVLLLDEPLSALDAQLRSGMLAELARLHRELPDVSILYVTHDQVEALTLADRIAVMDKARLQDCGTPQELYRRPRTEFTASFVGNANLLPVTVGSGTVSFAGTQLKVPTAEAVPGATATLCVRPHLVGLGDGPNALRGRIAEVQWRGATHRLYVDVDGHRLKADLRELRETPSLGDEVTVHFAPEDGVLLAAGVNDG, encoded by the coding sequence ATGAGCCGCAGCGGCATCCGCTTCGACCACGTCTCTGTCGCGTACGGCGGCAACACCGTCCTCGACGGCCTCGACCTGACCGTCGAACCCGGCGAGGTCATGGCCCTCCTCGGGCCCTCCGGCTCCGGCAAGACCACCGCCCTGCGCGCGGTCGCCGGATTCGTACGGCCCGCCTCCGGGCGGGTGTTCATCGGCGACCGCGACGTGACCGCGCTGCCGCCGCACCAGCGCGGCATCGGCATGGTCGTCCAGCAGTACGCCCTCTTCCCGCACCTGCGCGTCGAGGACAACGTCGCCTTCGGACTCAAGGCCCAGAAGGCCCCGAAGAGCGAGATCCCGGGCCGGGTCGCCGAGGCGCTGGAGATGACCGGCATGGCGGCCTACGCCGAGCGGTACCCGCGGGAGCTCTCCGGTGGCCAGCAGCAGCGCGTCGCCATCGCCCGCGCGCTCGCCATCCGGCCGAACGTGCTGCTCCTCGACGAGCCGCTGTCCGCCCTCGACGCGCAACTTCGCAGCGGGATGCTCGCGGAACTGGCCCGGCTGCACCGCGAACTGCCGGACGTGTCGATCCTGTACGTCACCCACGACCAGGTCGAGGCGCTCACCCTGGCCGACCGGATCGCGGTCATGGACAAGGCCCGGCTCCAGGACTGCGGGACCCCGCAGGAGCTGTACCGCCGGCCGCGCACGGAGTTCACCGCGTCGTTCGTCGGCAACGCGAACCTGCTGCCGGTGACCGTGGGCTCCGGCACCGTGTCGTTCGCCGGCACGCAGCTGAAGGTGCCCACGGCCGAGGCCGTCCCGGGTGCCACCGCCACGCTGTGCGTACGCCCGCACCTCGTCGGGCTCGGCGACGGGCCCAACGCGCTGCGCGGCCGGATCGCCGAGGTGCAGTGGCGGGGGGCGACGCACCGGCTGTACGTCGACGTCGACGGGCACCGCCTGAAGGCGGACCTGCGCGAGCTCCGCGAGACACCGTCCCTGGGGGACGAGGTCACGGTGCACTTCGCACCGGAGGACGGAGTGCTGCTGGCCGCAGGGGTGAACGATGGCTAG
- a CDS encoding HAD-IIA family hydrolase: MAERKPIESWLTDMDGVLIHEGVPIPGADSFVKKLRETGKPFLVLTNNSIYTPRDLHARLARMGLDVPVENIWTSALATAKFLDDQRPGGTAYVIGEAGLTTALHDIGYVLTDHEPDYVVLGETRTYSFEALTKAIRLINAGARFIGTNPDETGPSTDGPLPATGSVAALITKATGKDPYFVGKPNPLMMRAGLNAIGAHSETSAMIGDRMDTDVLAGLEAGMETFLVLTGLTAPKDVDRYPFRPSTIVDSIADLVDRI; this comes from the coding sequence ATGGCAGAGCGCAAGCCGATCGAATCCTGGCTCACCGACATGGACGGTGTCCTCATCCATGAGGGCGTCCCGATCCCGGGCGCCGACTCCTTCGTCAAGAAGCTCCGGGAGACGGGGAAGCCCTTCCTGGTCCTCACCAACAACTCCATCTACACCCCCCGTGACCTGCACGCCAGACTCGCCCGAATGGGTCTGGACGTGCCCGTCGAGAACATCTGGACCTCAGCGCTGGCCACCGCCAAGTTCCTGGACGACCAGCGCCCCGGCGGCACGGCGTACGTCATCGGCGAGGCGGGGCTGACGACCGCCCTGCACGACATCGGGTACGTCCTCACCGACCACGAGCCCGACTACGTGGTCCTCGGCGAGACCCGTACGTACAGCTTCGAGGCGCTGACGAAGGCGATCCGGCTGATCAACGCCGGAGCGCGGTTCATCGGCACCAACCCGGACGAGACCGGCCCGTCCACCGACGGCCCGCTGCCCGCCACGGGCTCGGTCGCGGCGCTGATCACCAAGGCGACCGGCAAGGACCCGTACTTCGTGGGCAAGCCGAATCCGCTGATGATGCGGGCCGGGCTGAACGCGATCGGGGCGCACTCCGAGACCAGCGCGATGATCGGGGACCGGATGGACACCGACGTGCTGGCCGGCCTGGAGGCCGGCATGGAGACGTTCCTGGTGCTCACGGGCCTGACGGCGCCGAAGGACGTGGACCGGTACCCGTTCCGTCCGTCGACGATCGTCGACTCGATCGCGGACCTCGTCGACCGGATCTGA
- a CDS encoding ABC transporter permease has translation MLVHSRTGKWATWVLFFALFLPLFALPLLVILAASLSTNWSGAFPSGPTTEHYASAVRGESLQALTTSLITAVTASVLALAIGAWAALAAASLKRRGKRVLDALFMLPVAVPSVVVGLAVLVAFSQPPMLLNGTRWIVILAHTVLVTAFAYQSVSAAILRLDPMYEQAAASLGARPAYVLWRVKLPLLLPSLNAAAGLCFALSMGELSATMMLYPPDWMPLPVLIFTATDRGSLFTGSAVAVVLMATTLLVLLAVSRLRTKASFR, from the coding sequence GTGCTGGTGCATAGCCGTACGGGCAAGTGGGCCACCTGGGTCCTCTTCTTCGCCCTCTTCCTGCCGCTCTTCGCGCTGCCGCTGCTGGTCATCCTCGCGGCGTCGCTCTCCACCAACTGGTCCGGTGCGTTCCCCTCGGGACCCACCACCGAGCACTACGCGTCCGCCGTCCGCGGCGAGTCCCTCCAGGCGCTCACCACCAGCCTGATCACGGCCGTCACCGCCAGTGTGCTCGCGCTCGCCATCGGCGCCTGGGCCGCCCTCGCCGCCGCTTCCCTGAAGAGGCGGGGCAAGAGGGTGCTCGACGCACTGTTCATGCTGCCGGTCGCCGTGCCGTCGGTGGTCGTCGGCCTCGCCGTGCTCGTCGCCTTCTCACAGCCGCCGATGCTTCTCAACGGCACCCGCTGGATCGTGATCCTCGCGCACACCGTTCTTGTCACGGCGTTCGCCTACCAGTCGGTTTCGGCGGCCATCCTGCGTCTCGACCCGATGTACGAGCAGGCGGCCGCCAGTCTCGGCGCCCGTCCCGCGTACGTCCTGTGGCGGGTGAAGCTGCCTCTCCTGCTGCCGTCGCTCAACGCGGCCGCGGGGCTCTGCTTCGCCCTGTCCATGGGTGAGCTGAGCGCCACGATGATGCTCTACCCGCCGGACTGGATGCCGCTGCCGGTGCTCATCTTCACCGCCACCGACCGCGGTTCCCTCTTCACCGGCTCCGCCGTCGCCGTGGTCCTCATGGCCACGACGCTGCTCGTCCTCCTCGCCGTCTCCCGCCTCCGTACCAAAGCCTCGTTCCGCTAA
- a CDS encoding phosphonatase-like hydrolase — protein sequence MTTPQNPQDLQNPQTAQTAQKLNLVVLDMAGTTVADGGLVERAFATAAERLGAAPESMPDMLEYVRATMGESKISVFRHLFGDEARAQAANKAFEEAYGELVDGGHIAEIPGARAAVEALREQGRTVVLTTGFARVTQDAILDALGWRDLADLTLCPADAGGRGRPYPDMVLAAFLRTGAVDGVQQIAVAGDTSYDMVCGVRSGAGVVAGVLTGAHDKAQLTANGATHVLGSVAELPELLAEAGI from the coding sequence ATGACCACTCCGCAGAACCCGCAGGACCTTCAGAACCCGCAGACCGCGCAGACCGCGCAGAAGCTGAACCTCGTCGTCCTCGACATGGCCGGCACGACCGTCGCTGACGGCGGCCTCGTCGAGCGGGCCTTCGCCACCGCCGCCGAACGCCTGGGCGCCGCACCGGAGTCGATGCCGGACATGCTCGAATACGTGCGCGCCACCATGGGCGAGTCCAAGATCTCCGTCTTCCGCCACCTCTTCGGCGACGAGGCCAGGGCCCAGGCGGCCAACAAGGCGTTCGAGGAGGCGTACGGCGAACTCGTCGACGGCGGCCACATCGCCGAGATCCCCGGCGCCCGCGCCGCCGTCGAGGCGCTCCGCGAGCAGGGCAGGACCGTCGTCCTCACCACCGGCTTCGCCCGCGTCACCCAGGACGCCATCCTCGACGCGCTGGGCTGGCGGGACCTGGCCGACCTCACCCTCTGCCCCGCCGACGCGGGCGGCCGCGGCCGCCCCTACCCCGACATGGTGCTCGCCGCCTTCCTGCGCACGGGCGCGGTGGACGGCGTGCAGCAGATCGCGGTCGCCGGCGACACGTCGTACGACATGGTCTGCGGCGTGCGCTCGGGCGCCGGCGTCGTGGCGGGCGTCCTCACCGGCGCCCACGACAAGGCGCAGCTGACGGCCAACGGCGCCACGCACGTGCTCGGTTCCGTCGCCGAGCTGCCGGAGCTCCTCGCGGAGGCCGGGATATGA
- a CDS encoding TIGR03364 family FAD-dependent oxidoreductase, whose protein sequence is MRVIVVGAGVVGTMHAWHAVERGHEVVQIEREAEARGASLRNFGQIWVSGRAGGEELDTALRARELWEGIGARVPELGFRAIGSLTPVRNDLELAVAEAAVARPDAAARGYKLVTADEARAINPALRGEFVSALHCERDAAVEPRTAQLALRKALLASGRYTFLPGREVREVIDTRKDASKNGRSAVRDDHGDVHSGDAVVLCTGAWLGGLVREIAGDIPVRRVRLQMAQTDPLGEPLTTSVADADSFRYYPAYASEALDALNAGQAQQPAAAAHKMQLLMVQRRDGGLTIGDTHEYEHPFAFDTVEDPYEHLTQVIEGFLGRPLPKIRRRWAGVYAQCTDTPPGSAGGTPTRVVHRQQVRDGVWLVTGPGGRGMTCSPAIAEKTADELGW, encoded by the coding sequence ATGCGAGTCATCGTCGTAGGAGCCGGCGTGGTGGGAACCATGCACGCCTGGCACGCAGTGGAACGCGGCCACGAGGTCGTACAGATCGAGCGGGAGGCCGAGGCCCGTGGCGCGAGCCTGCGTAACTTCGGCCAGATATGGGTCAGCGGCAGAGCCGGCGGCGAGGAGCTGGACACCGCCCTGCGGGCGCGTGAGCTCTGGGAGGGCATCGGCGCCCGGGTCCCGGAGCTCGGCTTCCGTGCCATCGGCTCGCTGACGCCCGTACGCAACGATCTCGAACTCGCCGTCGCCGAAGCCGCCGTCGCCCGGCCCGACGCCGCCGCCCGCGGCTACAAGCTGGTCACCGCCGACGAGGCACGCGCCATCAACCCCGCCCTGCGCGGTGAGTTCGTCTCCGCCCTCCACTGCGAACGGGACGCGGCCGTCGAGCCCCGCACCGCACAGCTCGCCCTGCGCAAGGCGCTGCTGGCCTCCGGCCGGTACACCTTCCTCCCCGGCCGCGAGGTCCGCGAGGTCATCGACACCAGGAAGGACGCCAGCAAGAACGGACGCAGCGCGGTGCGCGACGACCACGGCGACGTGCACAGCGGCGACGCCGTCGTGCTGTGCACCGGCGCCTGGCTCGGCGGGCTCGTCCGCGAGATCGCAGGCGACATCCCCGTCCGCCGCGTACGCCTCCAGATGGCGCAGACCGACCCGCTCGGCGAACCGCTCACGACCTCGGTCGCCGACGCCGACTCCTTCCGCTACTACCCGGCCTACGCCTCCGAGGCGCTCGACGCGCTCAACGCCGGGCAGGCGCAGCAGCCCGCGGCCGCCGCGCACAAGATGCAGCTGCTGATGGTGCAGCGCCGCGACGGCGGACTGACCATCGGCGACACCCACGAGTACGAACACCCCTTCGCCTTCGACACTGTCGAGGACCCGTACGAGCACCTCACGCAGGTGATCGAGGGCTTCCTCGGCCGGCCGCTGCCGAAGATCCGCCGACGCTGGGCCGGGGTGTACGCGCAGTGCACCGACACTCCCCCTGGCTCCGCCGGGGGGACCCCCACCCGCGTCGTCCACCGCCAGCAGGTGCGCGACGGCGTATGGCTGGTGACCGGACCGGGCGGGCGCGGCATGACGTGCTCGCCCGCCATCGCCGAGAAGACCGCCGACGAACTGGGCTGGTGA